The Coffea arabica cultivar ET-39 chromosome 3c, Coffea Arabica ET-39 HiFi, whole genome shotgun sequence genome contains a region encoding:
- the LOC113735916 gene encoding disease resistance protein RGA2-like — MPEVESREAKVNRLKELLDGKKYLLVLDDVWNKESALWNEFIGSLRGTSQAMRSWILVTTRDQQVVDIMKISSHQEYSLKELLDHQCWLILKENAFGTRQVPNRLQDIGFKIAQKCRGLPLAASVLGGMLCDKGIDE; from the coding sequence ATGCCCGAAGTTGAGAGTAGGGAAGCCAAAGTTAATCGGCTTAAGGAATTGTTGGATGGTAAAAAGTATCTACTGGTCTTGGATGATGTTTGGAATAAAGAGTCCGCACTATGGAATGAGTTTATTGGGTCTTTGAGGGGTACTAGCCAAGCCATGAGGAGCTGGATTCTTGTGACCACTCGTGACCAACAAGTGGTAGACATCATGAAAATTTCTTCTCATCAAGAGTATTCATTGAAAGAATTATTAGATCATCAATGTTGGCTGATTCTCAAAGAAAATGCATTTGGCACTAGGCAAGTGCCAAATAGGCTGCAAGATATAGGGTTCAAGATTGCGCAAAAATGTCGAGGCTTACCATTAGCTGCAAGCGTTCTCGGTGGCATGCTGTGCGACAAGGGAATAGATGAATGA